The following proteins are co-located in the Betta splendens chromosome 9, fBetSpl5.4, whole genome shotgun sequence genome:
- the LOC114861298 gene encoding protein bicaudal D homolog 1-like isoform X1, with product MAAGGAGCGDTAEEYRVEAERLSRELAEATREKIRAAECGLVVLEENQSLKQQYAELEAEQETLRLELEQLQEAFGQAYSTQRKVAADGETNEETLLQESATKEAYYVGRLLELQSELKQSRAVASSTQADNEHLSSVLQELREQSNEMLELQHSRMGEETREYKFRESRLLQDYTELEEENISLQKLVSTLKQNQVEYEGLKHEIQVLEEKTELLSSQLQDTLRLKDMAEVQLEEALESLKSEREQKSHLRRELVHHLSMCDVAYTGSAHLVFSSAPPSGTATPTTLLSPSAEDATRYNGHVPAGAGAGPSAVSVPRPNGECRATGQRAEGLMTSDLHSEMNLTEIYKLRQQIVTVECEKAALMSSLQESQAQLQHTQGALTEQHEKNRSLSQKFSALHHLHGRAHINGDELCTVPSAEPSPQAPKDPYRDEDEAEEVREPDRERSETLKKSQLFSYQTPGLEILQCKYRVAVTEVAQLKAEVKALRDRLAQRGEGAAELKPGRSGELQKLERQVATLQKSCKEEREKITSLELELQAAQSAASESQGALNAAQDELVTLSEELAQLYHHVCLCNNETPNRVMLDYYRQGRGLRGLSATIKAMSLDNTKVLLTPRLARRLAAVVSTTSTPGDSWSPSESPSKEPLPRDVRGEHKEGDRQGPQDPSEPCTPPTRSPSISASSSSSSSSSPSLEPGGELRREPLNLYNLNAIIRDQVKHLQRAVDRSLQLSRQRAAARELGPLLDKDKESCMEEILKLKSLLSTKREQITTLRLVLKANKQTAEVALTNLKSKYEAEKSMVTDTMTKLRNELKALKEDAATFSSLRAMFATRSGRIYTIHTWTLMGGWCDEYMTQLDEMQRQLAAAEDEKKTLNSLLRMAIQQKLALTQRLEDLAFDQEQTQRSHGCRLSRGKTSTRKVSPSAAAAGSSSSTAPGTLHPSGLTSPTAVLLDEPIKPLSPSVVGGAAAEVSSPTSNLSPCSSSLATVTSFADPSVTDCPPSLEAPSSPSAVTQPSSPLSLAHSQWTLGVQTFVVDSFNVNISPALARGHGLSRHYPPDIRTSSPTTTMARPSQPDSAPSSPYRSPVLGLRRSTWSPSARTRPISGLTHSSVFYTPYSYSPYSSSHNYSSSHYSSSPAFTSSTSYSHSSHYTPLYPRYSSSYRPWH from the exons ATGGCCGCGGGCGGAGCAGGATGCGGAGACACGGCGGAGGAGTACCGCGTCGAGGCGGAGCGCCTCAGCCGCGAGCTGGCGGAGGCCACGCGCGAGAAGATCCGGGCGGCGGAGTGTGGACtggtggttctggaggagaACCAGAGCCTGAAGCAGCAGTACGCCGAGCTGGAGGCCGAGCAGGAGACgctgaggctggagctggagcagctgcaggag GCGTTTGGCCAGGCCTACTCCACCCAGCGTAAGGTGGCAGCGGATGGGGAGACCAacgaggagacgctgctgcaggagtctgcCACAAAGGAGGCCTACTACGTGGGCCGTCTCCTGGAGCTCCAGTCGGAGCTGAAGCAGAGCCGGGCCGTGGCCTCCAGCACCCAGGCCGACAATGAGCATCTGAGCAGCGTGCTGCAGGAGCTCAGGGAG CAGAGTAATGAGATGttagagctgcagcacagccgGATGGGAGAGGAGACCAGGGAATACAAGTTTCGAGAGTCGCGGTTGCTCCAGGATTACaccgagctggaggaggagaacatctCTCTGCAGAAGCTGGTGTCAACGCTGAAGCAGAACCAG GTGGAGTATGAAGGCCTGAAGCATGAGATCCAGGTTCTAGAGGAGaagacagagctgctgagcagcCAGCTGCAGGACACGCTGCGCTTAAAGGACATGGCTGAGGTTCAGTTGGAGGAAGCGCTGGAGTCTTTGAAGAGCGAGCGTGAGCAGAAAAGCCACCTGCGCAGGGAGCTGGTCCACCACCTGAGCATGTGTGACGTGGCCTACACCGGCAGCGCCCACCTGGTTTTCAGCTCGGCCCCGCCCAGCGGCACGGCCACGCCCACCACTCTGCTCTCCCCCAGCGCAGAAGACGCGACGAG GTACAATGGACACgtccctgcaggagcaggagcaggtccaTCGGCAGTGTCGGTGCCCAGGCCTAACGGAGAGTGCAGAGCGACTGGTCAAAGAGCTGAAGGGCTGATGACATCAGACCTTCACAGTGAAATGAACCTCACAGAGATCTACAAGCTTAGGCAGCAGATCGTCACA GTTGAATGTGAGAAAGCAGCTTTGATGAGCAGCTTGCAGGAATCCCAGGCTCAGCTCCAACACACCCAGGGGGCTCTAACTGAGCAACATGAAAAGAACCGCAGTCTTAGCCAGAAGTTCAGTGCCCTTCACCACCTGCATGGACGGGCCCACATCAATGGGGACGAACTCTGCACCGTCCCCTCTGCTGAACCCAGCCCTCAGGCCCCTAAAGATCCATACAGagatgaggatgaggctgaggaAGTGCGAGAacctgacagagagagaagtgaGACGCTTAAGAAGAGCCAGCTGTTTTCATACCAAACGCCAGGTTTGGAGATCCTCCAGTGCAAGTACCGCGTAGCTGTCACTGAGGTGGCACAGCTAAAAGCAGAGGTCAAAGCCCTCCGTGACAGGCTGGCTCAGCGTggggagggagctgcagagctgaagcCTGGACGAAGTGGGGAGCTTCAGAAGCTGGAGAGGCAGGTGGCCACTTTGCAGAAGAGCTGCAAAGAAGAACGTGAGAAG ATTACTagtctggagctggagctgcaggccgCTCAGTCAGCAGCAAGTGAGAGCCAAGGGGCCCTGAACGCAGCTCAGGACGAGCTGGTGACACTGAGTGAGGAGCTGGCCCAACTCTACCATCATGTCTGCCTGTGCAACAATGAGACGCCCAACCGGGTCATGCTGGATTACTATag ACAAGGCCGAGGGCTCAGGGGACTCAGTGCCACTATCAAAGCCATGTCTTTAGACAACACCAAGGTTCTCCTCACACCACGCCTCGCTCGGCGGCTGGCTGCCGTGGTTTCGACAACCTCGACACCCGGGGACTCGTGGAGCCCGTCAGAGTCTCCATCCAAAGAGCCTCTACCTCGGGACGTTCGAGGGGAGCACAAAGAGGGGGACAGGCAGGGCCCCCAGGATCCATCGGAGCCCTGCACACCTCCAACGCGCTCACCCAGCATCAGTGCCTCTTCATCctcgtcgtcgtcatcatcacctTCCCTTGAGCCAGGTGGCGAGCTGCGCAGGGAACCCCTGAACCTCTACAACCTCAATGCTATCATTAGAGACCAG GTGAAGCACCTGCAGCGAGCAGTGGACAGATCTTTGCAGTTGTCCAGACAGAGAGCTGCAGCCAGGGAGCTgggccctctgctggacaagGACAAGGAGAGCTGCATGGAGGAAATCCTGAAGCTCAAGTCCCTTCTCAGTACTAAGAGAGAGCAGATAACCACACTCAGACTGGTGCTCAAGGCCAACAAACAG ACGGCAGAGGTGGCGCTGACCAACCTGAAGAGTAAGTACGAGGCAGAGAAATCCATGGTGACTGACACCATGACGAAGCTGAGGAATGAGCTCAAGGCCCTGAAGGAGGATGCTGCTACTTTCTCCTCCCTGCGAGCCATGTTTGCCACCAGGTCAGGACGCatatacacaatacacacaTGGACTTTAATGGGAGGATG GTGTGACGAGTACATGACCCAGCTGGATGAGATGCAGAGGcagctggctgcagcagaggacgaGAAGAAGACTCTGAACTCTCTCCTGCGGATGGCCATCCAGCAGAAACTGGCGCTCACCCAGCGGCTGGAGGATTTGGCCTTTGACCAGGAGCAGACCCAGCGCAGTCATGGGTGCAGGCTGAGCCGTGGGAAGACCAGCACCCGCAAAGTGagcccttcagctgcagccgcagGCTCCAGTTCTTCTACGGCCCCTGGCACCCTCCATCCTTCTGGCCTTACTAGCCCTACAGCAGTTCTTCTTGATGAGCCCATCAAACCTCTGAGTCCGTCTGTGgtcggtggagctgctgctgaggtcagCTCGCCCACCTCAAACTTATCCCCTTGCAGTTCATCATTAGCCACAGTTACCTCGTTTGCTGACCCTTCGGTGACAGACTGTCCCCCATCTCTGGAAGCGCCTTCCTCCCCCTCGGCAGTGACACAGCCCTCCAGCCCTCTTAGCCTGGCTCACTCCCAGTGGACGCTGGGGGTTCAAACATTTGTGGTCGACAGTTTCAATGTCAACATCTCCCCTGCGCTGGCTCGCGGCCATGGCCTCTCCAGACACTACCCTCCAGACATTCGCACCTCCTCCCCAACTACAACCATGGCCAGGCCCAGCCAGCCAgactctgctccctcctcaccATACAGGTCCCCTGTGCTGGGGCTCAGACGGTCTACATGGAGCCCCTCAGCCAGAACTCGGCCTATTTCTGGCCTGACTCACTCGTCTGTCTTTTACACTCCTTACTCATACTCTCCTTATTCCTCCTCCCATAACTATTCATCTTCCCACTACAGCTCGTCTCCTGCTTtcacttcctccacctcctacaGCCACTCCTCCCACTATACTCCCCTCTACCCCAGATACTCCAGTTCTTACCGGCCTTGGCACTGA
- the LOC114861298 gene encoding protein bicaudal D homolog 1-like isoform X3, producing the protein MAAGGAGCGDTAEEYRVEAERLSRELAEATREKIRAAECGLVVLEENQSLKQQYAELEAEQETLRLELEQLQEAFGQAYSTQRKVAADGETNEETLLQESATKEAYYVGRLLELQSELKQSRAVASSTQADNEHLSSVLQELREQSNEMLELQHSRMGEETREYKFRESRLLQDYTELEEENISLQKLVSTLKQNQVEYEGLKHEIQVLEEKTELLSSQLQDTLRLKDMAEVQLEEALESLKSEREQKSHLRRELVHHLSMCDVAYTGSAHLVFSSAPPSGTATPTTLLSPSAEDATRYNGHVPAGAGAGPSAVSVPRPNGECRATGQRAEGLMTSDLHSEMNLTEIYKLRQQIVTVECEKAALMSSLQESQAQLQHTQGALTEQHEKNRSLSQKFSALHHLHGRAHINGDELCTVPSAEPSPQAPKDPYRDEDEAEEVREPDRERSETLKKSQLFSYQTPGLEILQCKYRVAVTEVAQLKAEVKALRDRLAQRGEGAAELKPGRSGELQKLERQVATLQKSCKEEREKITSLELELQAAQSAASESQGALNAAQDELVTLSEELAQLYHHVCLCNNETPNRVMLDYYRQGRGLRGLSATIKAMSLDNTKVLLTPRLARRLAAVVSTTSTPGDSWSPSESPSKEPLPRDVRGEHKEGDRQGPQDPSEPCTPPTRSPSISASSSSSSSSSPSLEPGGELRREPLNLYNLNAIIRDQVKHLQRAVDRSLQLSRQRAAARELGPLLDKDKESCMEEILKLKSLLSTKREQITTLRLVLKANKQTAEVALTNLKSKYEAEKSMVTDTMTKLRNELKALKEDAATFSSLRAMFATRCDEYMTQLDEMQRQLAAAEDEKKTLNSLLRMAIQQKLALTQRLEDLAFDQEQTQRSHGCRLSRGKTSTRKVSPSAAAAGSSSSTAPGTLHPSGLTSPTAVLLDEPIKPLSPSVVGGAAAEVSSPTSNLSPCSSSLATVTSFADPSVTDCPPSLEAPSSPSAVTQPSSPLSLAHSQWTLGVQTFVVDSFNVNISPALARGHGLSRHYPPDIRTSSPTTTMARPSQPDSAPSSPYRSPVLGLRRSTWSPSARTRPISGLTHSSVFYTPYSYSPYSSSHNYSSSHYSSSPAFTSSTSYSHSSHYTPLYPRYSSSYRPWH; encoded by the exons ATGGCCGCGGGCGGAGCAGGATGCGGAGACACGGCGGAGGAGTACCGCGTCGAGGCGGAGCGCCTCAGCCGCGAGCTGGCGGAGGCCACGCGCGAGAAGATCCGGGCGGCGGAGTGTGGACtggtggttctggaggagaACCAGAGCCTGAAGCAGCAGTACGCCGAGCTGGAGGCCGAGCAGGAGACgctgaggctggagctggagcagctgcaggag GCGTTTGGCCAGGCCTACTCCACCCAGCGTAAGGTGGCAGCGGATGGGGAGACCAacgaggagacgctgctgcaggagtctgcCACAAAGGAGGCCTACTACGTGGGCCGTCTCCTGGAGCTCCAGTCGGAGCTGAAGCAGAGCCGGGCCGTGGCCTCCAGCACCCAGGCCGACAATGAGCATCTGAGCAGCGTGCTGCAGGAGCTCAGGGAG CAGAGTAATGAGATGttagagctgcagcacagccgGATGGGAGAGGAGACCAGGGAATACAAGTTTCGAGAGTCGCGGTTGCTCCAGGATTACaccgagctggaggaggagaacatctCTCTGCAGAAGCTGGTGTCAACGCTGAAGCAGAACCAG GTGGAGTATGAAGGCCTGAAGCATGAGATCCAGGTTCTAGAGGAGaagacagagctgctgagcagcCAGCTGCAGGACACGCTGCGCTTAAAGGACATGGCTGAGGTTCAGTTGGAGGAAGCGCTGGAGTCTTTGAAGAGCGAGCGTGAGCAGAAAAGCCACCTGCGCAGGGAGCTGGTCCACCACCTGAGCATGTGTGACGTGGCCTACACCGGCAGCGCCCACCTGGTTTTCAGCTCGGCCCCGCCCAGCGGCACGGCCACGCCCACCACTCTGCTCTCCCCCAGCGCAGAAGACGCGACGAG GTACAATGGACACgtccctgcaggagcaggagcaggtccaTCGGCAGTGTCGGTGCCCAGGCCTAACGGAGAGTGCAGAGCGACTGGTCAAAGAGCTGAAGGGCTGATGACATCAGACCTTCACAGTGAAATGAACCTCACAGAGATCTACAAGCTTAGGCAGCAGATCGTCACA GTTGAATGTGAGAAAGCAGCTTTGATGAGCAGCTTGCAGGAATCCCAGGCTCAGCTCCAACACACCCAGGGGGCTCTAACTGAGCAACATGAAAAGAACCGCAGTCTTAGCCAGAAGTTCAGTGCCCTTCACCACCTGCATGGACGGGCCCACATCAATGGGGACGAACTCTGCACCGTCCCCTCTGCTGAACCCAGCCCTCAGGCCCCTAAAGATCCATACAGagatgaggatgaggctgaggaAGTGCGAGAacctgacagagagagaagtgaGACGCTTAAGAAGAGCCAGCTGTTTTCATACCAAACGCCAGGTTTGGAGATCCTCCAGTGCAAGTACCGCGTAGCTGTCACTGAGGTGGCACAGCTAAAAGCAGAGGTCAAAGCCCTCCGTGACAGGCTGGCTCAGCGTggggagggagctgcagagctgaagcCTGGACGAAGTGGGGAGCTTCAGAAGCTGGAGAGGCAGGTGGCCACTTTGCAGAAGAGCTGCAAAGAAGAACGTGAGAAG ATTACTagtctggagctggagctgcaggccgCTCAGTCAGCAGCAAGTGAGAGCCAAGGGGCCCTGAACGCAGCTCAGGACGAGCTGGTGACACTGAGTGAGGAGCTGGCCCAACTCTACCATCATGTCTGCCTGTGCAACAATGAGACGCCCAACCGGGTCATGCTGGATTACTATag ACAAGGCCGAGGGCTCAGGGGACTCAGTGCCACTATCAAAGCCATGTCTTTAGACAACACCAAGGTTCTCCTCACACCACGCCTCGCTCGGCGGCTGGCTGCCGTGGTTTCGACAACCTCGACACCCGGGGACTCGTGGAGCCCGTCAGAGTCTCCATCCAAAGAGCCTCTACCTCGGGACGTTCGAGGGGAGCACAAAGAGGGGGACAGGCAGGGCCCCCAGGATCCATCGGAGCCCTGCACACCTCCAACGCGCTCACCCAGCATCAGTGCCTCTTCATCctcgtcgtcgtcatcatcacctTCCCTTGAGCCAGGTGGCGAGCTGCGCAGGGAACCCCTGAACCTCTACAACCTCAATGCTATCATTAGAGACCAG GTGAAGCACCTGCAGCGAGCAGTGGACAGATCTTTGCAGTTGTCCAGACAGAGAGCTGCAGCCAGGGAGCTgggccctctgctggacaagGACAAGGAGAGCTGCATGGAGGAAATCCTGAAGCTCAAGTCCCTTCTCAGTACTAAGAGAGAGCAGATAACCACACTCAGACTGGTGCTCAAGGCCAACAAACAG ACGGCAGAGGTGGCGCTGACCAACCTGAAGAGTAAGTACGAGGCAGAGAAATCCATGGTGACTGACACCATGACGAAGCTGAGGAATGAGCTCAAGGCCCTGAAGGAGGATGCTGCTACTTTCTCCTCCCTGCGAGCCATGTTTGCCACCAG GTGTGACGAGTACATGACCCAGCTGGATGAGATGCAGAGGcagctggctgcagcagaggacgaGAAGAAGACTCTGAACTCTCTCCTGCGGATGGCCATCCAGCAGAAACTGGCGCTCACCCAGCGGCTGGAGGATTTGGCCTTTGACCAGGAGCAGACCCAGCGCAGTCATGGGTGCAGGCTGAGCCGTGGGAAGACCAGCACCCGCAAAGTGagcccttcagctgcagccgcagGCTCCAGTTCTTCTACGGCCCCTGGCACCCTCCATCCTTCTGGCCTTACTAGCCCTACAGCAGTTCTTCTTGATGAGCCCATCAAACCTCTGAGTCCGTCTGTGgtcggtggagctgctgctgaggtcagCTCGCCCACCTCAAACTTATCCCCTTGCAGTTCATCATTAGCCACAGTTACCTCGTTTGCTGACCCTTCGGTGACAGACTGTCCCCCATCTCTGGAAGCGCCTTCCTCCCCCTCGGCAGTGACACAGCCCTCCAGCCCTCTTAGCCTGGCTCACTCCCAGTGGACGCTGGGGGTTCAAACATTTGTGGTCGACAGTTTCAATGTCAACATCTCCCCTGCGCTGGCTCGCGGCCATGGCCTCTCCAGACACTACCCTCCAGACATTCGCACCTCCTCCCCAACTACAACCATGGCCAGGCCCAGCCAGCCAgactctgctccctcctcaccATACAGGTCCCCTGTGCTGGGGCTCAGACGGTCTACATGGAGCCCCTCAGCCAGAACTCGGCCTATTTCTGGCCTGACTCACTCGTCTGTCTTTTACACTCCTTACTCATACTCTCCTTATTCCTCCTCCCATAACTATTCATCTTCCCACTACAGCTCGTCTCCTGCTTtcacttcctccacctcctacaGCCACTCCTCCCACTATACTCCCCTCTACCCCAGATACTCCAGTTCTTACCGGCCTTGGCACTGA
- the LOC114861298 gene encoding protein bicaudal D homolog 1-like isoform X2: MAAGGAGCGDTAEEYRVEAERLSRELAEATREKIRAAECGLVVLEENQSLKQQYAELEAEQETLRLELEQLQEAFGQAYSTQRKVAADGETNEETLLQESATKEAYYVGRLLELQSELKQSRAVASSTQADNEHLSSVLQELRESNEMLELQHSRMGEETREYKFRESRLLQDYTELEEENISLQKLVSTLKQNQVEYEGLKHEIQVLEEKTELLSSQLQDTLRLKDMAEVQLEEALESLKSEREQKSHLRRELVHHLSMCDVAYTGSAHLVFSSAPPSGTATPTTLLSPSAEDATRYNGHVPAGAGAGPSAVSVPRPNGECRATGQRAEGLMTSDLHSEMNLTEIYKLRQQIVTVECEKAALMSSLQESQAQLQHTQGALTEQHEKNRSLSQKFSALHHLHGRAHINGDELCTVPSAEPSPQAPKDPYRDEDEAEEVREPDRERSETLKKSQLFSYQTPGLEILQCKYRVAVTEVAQLKAEVKALRDRLAQRGEGAAELKPGRSGELQKLERQVATLQKSCKEEREKITSLELELQAAQSAASESQGALNAAQDELVTLSEELAQLYHHVCLCNNETPNRVMLDYYRQGRGLRGLSATIKAMSLDNTKVLLTPRLARRLAAVVSTTSTPGDSWSPSESPSKEPLPRDVRGEHKEGDRQGPQDPSEPCTPPTRSPSISASSSSSSSSSPSLEPGGELRREPLNLYNLNAIIRDQVKHLQRAVDRSLQLSRQRAAARELGPLLDKDKESCMEEILKLKSLLSTKREQITTLRLVLKANKQTAEVALTNLKSKYEAEKSMVTDTMTKLRNELKALKEDAATFSSLRAMFATRSGRIYTIHTWTLMGGWCDEYMTQLDEMQRQLAAAEDEKKTLNSLLRMAIQQKLALTQRLEDLAFDQEQTQRSHGCRLSRGKTSTRKVSPSAAAAGSSSSTAPGTLHPSGLTSPTAVLLDEPIKPLSPSVVGGAAAEVSSPTSNLSPCSSSLATVTSFADPSVTDCPPSLEAPSSPSAVTQPSSPLSLAHSQWTLGVQTFVVDSFNVNISPALARGHGLSRHYPPDIRTSSPTTTMARPSQPDSAPSSPYRSPVLGLRRSTWSPSARTRPISGLTHSSVFYTPYSYSPYSSSHNYSSSHYSSSPAFTSSTSYSHSSHYTPLYPRYSSSYRPWH; encoded by the exons ATGGCCGCGGGCGGAGCAGGATGCGGAGACACGGCGGAGGAGTACCGCGTCGAGGCGGAGCGCCTCAGCCGCGAGCTGGCGGAGGCCACGCGCGAGAAGATCCGGGCGGCGGAGTGTGGACtggtggttctggaggagaACCAGAGCCTGAAGCAGCAGTACGCCGAGCTGGAGGCCGAGCAGGAGACgctgaggctggagctggagcagctgcaggag GCGTTTGGCCAGGCCTACTCCACCCAGCGTAAGGTGGCAGCGGATGGGGAGACCAacgaggagacgctgctgcaggagtctgcCACAAAGGAGGCCTACTACGTGGGCCGTCTCCTGGAGCTCCAGTCGGAGCTGAAGCAGAGCCGGGCCGTGGCCTCCAGCACCCAGGCCGACAATGAGCATCTGAGCAGCGTGCTGCAGGAGCTCAGGGAG AGTAATGAGATGttagagctgcagcacagccgGATGGGAGAGGAGACCAGGGAATACAAGTTTCGAGAGTCGCGGTTGCTCCAGGATTACaccgagctggaggaggagaacatctCTCTGCAGAAGCTGGTGTCAACGCTGAAGCAGAACCAG GTGGAGTATGAAGGCCTGAAGCATGAGATCCAGGTTCTAGAGGAGaagacagagctgctgagcagcCAGCTGCAGGACACGCTGCGCTTAAAGGACATGGCTGAGGTTCAGTTGGAGGAAGCGCTGGAGTCTTTGAAGAGCGAGCGTGAGCAGAAAAGCCACCTGCGCAGGGAGCTGGTCCACCACCTGAGCATGTGTGACGTGGCCTACACCGGCAGCGCCCACCTGGTTTTCAGCTCGGCCCCGCCCAGCGGCACGGCCACGCCCACCACTCTGCTCTCCCCCAGCGCAGAAGACGCGACGAG GTACAATGGACACgtccctgcaggagcaggagcaggtccaTCGGCAGTGTCGGTGCCCAGGCCTAACGGAGAGTGCAGAGCGACTGGTCAAAGAGCTGAAGGGCTGATGACATCAGACCTTCACAGTGAAATGAACCTCACAGAGATCTACAAGCTTAGGCAGCAGATCGTCACA GTTGAATGTGAGAAAGCAGCTTTGATGAGCAGCTTGCAGGAATCCCAGGCTCAGCTCCAACACACCCAGGGGGCTCTAACTGAGCAACATGAAAAGAACCGCAGTCTTAGCCAGAAGTTCAGTGCCCTTCACCACCTGCATGGACGGGCCCACATCAATGGGGACGAACTCTGCACCGTCCCCTCTGCTGAACCCAGCCCTCAGGCCCCTAAAGATCCATACAGagatgaggatgaggctgaggaAGTGCGAGAacctgacagagagagaagtgaGACGCTTAAGAAGAGCCAGCTGTTTTCATACCAAACGCCAGGTTTGGAGATCCTCCAGTGCAAGTACCGCGTAGCTGTCACTGAGGTGGCACAGCTAAAAGCAGAGGTCAAAGCCCTCCGTGACAGGCTGGCTCAGCGTggggagggagctgcagagctgaagcCTGGACGAAGTGGGGAGCTTCAGAAGCTGGAGAGGCAGGTGGCCACTTTGCAGAAGAGCTGCAAAGAAGAACGTGAGAAG ATTACTagtctggagctggagctgcaggccgCTCAGTCAGCAGCAAGTGAGAGCCAAGGGGCCCTGAACGCAGCTCAGGACGAGCTGGTGACACTGAGTGAGGAGCTGGCCCAACTCTACCATCATGTCTGCCTGTGCAACAATGAGACGCCCAACCGGGTCATGCTGGATTACTATag ACAAGGCCGAGGGCTCAGGGGACTCAGTGCCACTATCAAAGCCATGTCTTTAGACAACACCAAGGTTCTCCTCACACCACGCCTCGCTCGGCGGCTGGCTGCCGTGGTTTCGACAACCTCGACACCCGGGGACTCGTGGAGCCCGTCAGAGTCTCCATCCAAAGAGCCTCTACCTCGGGACGTTCGAGGGGAGCACAAAGAGGGGGACAGGCAGGGCCCCCAGGATCCATCGGAGCCCTGCACACCTCCAACGCGCTCACCCAGCATCAGTGCCTCTTCATCctcgtcgtcgtcatcatcacctTCCCTTGAGCCAGGTGGCGAGCTGCGCAGGGAACCCCTGAACCTCTACAACCTCAATGCTATCATTAGAGACCAG GTGAAGCACCTGCAGCGAGCAGTGGACAGATCTTTGCAGTTGTCCAGACAGAGAGCTGCAGCCAGGGAGCTgggccctctgctggacaagGACAAGGAGAGCTGCATGGAGGAAATCCTGAAGCTCAAGTCCCTTCTCAGTACTAAGAGAGAGCAGATAACCACACTCAGACTGGTGCTCAAGGCCAACAAACAG ACGGCAGAGGTGGCGCTGACCAACCTGAAGAGTAAGTACGAGGCAGAGAAATCCATGGTGACTGACACCATGACGAAGCTGAGGAATGAGCTCAAGGCCCTGAAGGAGGATGCTGCTACTTTCTCCTCCCTGCGAGCCATGTTTGCCACCAGGTCAGGACGCatatacacaatacacacaTGGACTTTAATGGGAGGATG GTGTGACGAGTACATGACCCAGCTGGATGAGATGCAGAGGcagctggctgcagcagaggacgaGAAGAAGACTCTGAACTCTCTCCTGCGGATGGCCATCCAGCAGAAACTGGCGCTCACCCAGCGGCTGGAGGATTTGGCCTTTGACCAGGAGCAGACCCAGCGCAGTCATGGGTGCAGGCTGAGCCGTGGGAAGACCAGCACCCGCAAAGTGagcccttcagctgcagccgcagGCTCCAGTTCTTCTACGGCCCCTGGCACCCTCCATCCTTCTGGCCTTACTAGCCCTACAGCAGTTCTTCTTGATGAGCCCATCAAACCTCTGAGTCCGTCTGTGgtcggtggagctgctgctgaggtcagCTCGCCCACCTCAAACTTATCCCCTTGCAGTTCATCATTAGCCACAGTTACCTCGTTTGCTGACCCTTCGGTGACAGACTGTCCCCCATCTCTGGAAGCGCCTTCCTCCCCCTCGGCAGTGACACAGCCCTCCAGCCCTCTTAGCCTGGCTCACTCCCAGTGGACGCTGGGGGTTCAAACATTTGTGGTCGACAGTTTCAATGTCAACATCTCCCCTGCGCTGGCTCGCGGCCATGGCCTCTCCAGACACTACCCTCCAGACATTCGCACCTCCTCCCCAACTACAACCATGGCCAGGCCCAGCCAGCCAgactctgctccctcctcaccATACAGGTCCCCTGTGCTGGGGCTCAGACGGTCTACATGGAGCCCCTCAGCCAGAACTCGGCCTATTTCTGGCCTGACTCACTCGTCTGTCTTTTACACTCCTTACTCATACTCTCCTTATTCCTCCTCCCATAACTATTCATCTTCCCACTACAGCTCGTCTCCTGCTTtcacttcctccacctcctacaGCCACTCCTCCCACTATACTCCCCTCTACCCCAGATACTCCAGTTCTTACCGGCCTTGGCACTGA